A genomic stretch from Haloferax sp. Atlit-12N includes:
- a CDS encoding MarR family transcriptional regulator has product MSGALEDKRTATRFRILAEIADRQPAVSQGEIAEAVGVTSQAVSEYIRDLVEDGLVEKQGRSRYRVTKEGVDWLFQEARALQRFAEHVTDDVLESVNEDAAIVTDDVAAGDTVTLSLRDGLLHATPGDDGPAIGVATTDAEAGDAASVTGFEGVIEMEPGSVRVLQVPPARLAESDAVDSDALAAACDEADIVVAAGVEAVVACRHAEVDVKTWFAPGEVAADAAARGLDAAVVASTDTAGRVTDALRDAGVLFEVTEP; this is encoded by the coding sequence ATGAGCGGCGCACTGGAGGACAAGCGCACCGCGACCCGCTTTCGCATCCTCGCCGAGATAGCCGACCGACAGCCGGCGGTGAGTCAGGGCGAAATCGCCGAGGCGGTCGGGGTGACGAGTCAGGCGGTCTCCGAGTACATCCGCGACCTCGTCGAAGACGGGCTCGTCGAAAAGCAGGGCCGGTCGCGCTACCGCGTGACGAAAGAGGGCGTCGACTGGCTGTTTCAGGAGGCACGCGCCCTCCAGCGGTTCGCCGAACACGTCACCGACGACGTGCTGGAGAGCGTCAACGAGGACGCCGCAATCGTCACCGACGACGTGGCGGCCGGCGACACGGTGACCCTGTCGCTCCGCGACGGCCTGCTCCACGCCACGCCCGGCGACGACGGCCCGGCCATCGGCGTCGCCACCACCGACGCCGAAGCGGGCGACGCGGCCAGCGTCACCGGCTTCGAGGGCGTCATCGAGATGGAGCCCGGCTCGGTCCGCGTGCTGCAGGTGCCGCCCGCGCGACTCGCCGAGTCCGACGCGGTCGACTCGGACGCGCTCGCGGCGGCGTGCGACGAGGCCGACATCGTCGTCGCCGCGGGCGTCGAGGCCGTCGTCGCCTGCCGCCACGCGGAGGTCGACGTGAAGACGTGGTTCGCGCCGGGCGAGGTCGCCGCCGACGCCGCGGCCCGCGGACTCGACGCCGCGGTCGTCGCCAGCACCGACACCGCCGGGCGCGTGACCGACGCGCTCCGCGACGCGGGCGTGCTGTTCGAAGTGACGGAGCCGTAG
- a CDS encoding J domain-containing protein: MLPEWVFLLPPWLIVGLAAGAVASVVVAGVFVVGGRVFPERRVSRGPRVDGTGRRRHEIRDYLTSIDERFVEDRPVRGETVAFFLPDRGVAITFDAQAFFRLERAGVYAVLCEHEMPGGQLGRRLPFDVPDIEPELADLDDPVSAAFDRLDLPANASSDAVRDAYRARVKDVHPDHGGDRERFRELREAYTMAREHAES, translated from the coding sequence GTGCTTCCGGAGTGGGTCTTTCTGCTCCCGCCGTGGCTCATCGTCGGCCTCGCCGCGGGCGCGGTCGCCTCCGTCGTCGTCGCCGGCGTCTTCGTCGTCGGCGGTCGTGTCTTCCCGGAGCGGCGGGTCTCCCGCGGCCCCCGCGTCGACGGGACGGGCCGCCGCCGCCACGAAATCCGCGACTACCTCACCTCCATCGACGAGCGGTTCGTCGAGGACCGCCCGGTCCGCGGCGAGACGGTTGCGTTCTTCCTCCCCGACCGCGGCGTCGCCATCACCTTCGACGCGCAGGCGTTTTTCCGCCTCGAACGCGCCGGCGTCTACGCCGTCCTCTGCGAACACGAGATGCCCGGCGGCCAACTCGGGCGACGGCTCCCCTTCGACGTGCCGGACATCGAGCCCGAACTGGCCGACCTCGACGACCCCGTTTCGGCCGCGTTCGACCGACTCGACCTCCCCGCGAACGCCTCCTCGGACGCCGTCAGAGACGCCTATCGAGCGCGGGTGAAAGACGTGCATCCCGACCACGGCGGCGACAGAGAGCGGTTCCGCGAGCTACGGGAGGCGTACACGATGGCGCGAGAACACGCCGAGAGCTAA
- the ppsA gene encoding phosphoenolpyruvate synthase: MAVVWLDDVRADDLDLVGGKGASLGELTGAGLPVPPGFVVTASTYRAFIEDAGIDDELFAAVEVDHEDSAALQAAHEAAHDLIMETPMPDDVREEILDAYRSVGEGDAFVAVRSSATAEDLPDASFAGQQETFLNITEEDLLDRVKECWASLFSERAIYYRNRKGFPHDKVDIAVVVQQMVDAEKSGVMFTRHPSTGKKEIIIEAAWGLGEAVVSGTVSPDNYVISRETGEVETATIADKKTMCVRDEETGETVMRDVPNDHRHERVLTDDEVSRLLELGELVEDHYETPQDVEWAVYDGEVYMLQSRPITTIAEGDDGEEDESDSGRSRAAATGDDVLIRGLGASPGIASGRARIVTKLDHLDQVAEGDIIVTEMTMPDMVPAMKRAAGIVTDEGGMTSHAAIVSRELGVPAVVGTGDGTKTLEDGEVVTIDGDKGTVREGEEPEEKQRQPVEEARPKTPVKPMTATEVKVNVSIPEAAERAAATGADGVGLLRIEHMVLTLGKTPERFIEQNGERAYVDEIVSGVREAAEEFYPRPVRVRTLDAPTDEFRQLEGGENEPREHNPMLGYRGIRRGLDNPSVFRLELQAFRRLFDMGYDNLEVMFPLVNDAEDVLRAKEHMREAGIDPEKREWGVMIETPAAALCIEELADAGIDFASFGTNDLTQYTLAVDRNNEHVADIYDELHPAVLKLIGDTIETCREVGVKTSICGQAGSKPKMVQFLVDKGVSSISANIDAVRDVQHEVKRVEQRLLLDSVR, from the coding sequence ATGGCTGTAGTCTGGCTGGACGACGTACGGGCTGACGACCTCGACCTGGTCGGTGGGAAAGGCGCGTCGCTGGGCGAACTAACCGGTGCGGGGCTTCCCGTCCCGCCGGGATTCGTCGTGACGGCGAGCACGTACCGCGCGTTCATCGAGGACGCGGGCATCGACGACGAGCTGTTCGCCGCGGTCGAGGTCGACCACGAGGACTCCGCGGCGCTGCAGGCGGCCCACGAGGCGGCTCACGACCTCATCATGGAGACGCCGATGCCGGACGACGTGCGGGAAGAAATCCTCGACGCCTACCGGAGCGTCGGCGAGGGCGACGCCTTCGTCGCCGTCCGGTCGTCCGCGACAGCCGAGGACCTGCCTGACGCCTCCTTCGCGGGCCAACAGGAGACCTTCCTCAACATCACCGAGGAGGACCTCCTCGACCGCGTCAAGGAGTGCTGGGCCTCGCTGTTCTCCGAGCGCGCCATCTACTACCGCAACCGGAAGGGCTTCCCCCACGACAAGGTCGACATCGCGGTGGTCGTCCAGCAGATGGTCGACGCCGAGAAGTCCGGCGTGATGTTCACCCGCCACCCCTCGACCGGGAAAAAGGAGATTATCATCGAGGCGGCGTGGGGTCTGGGCGAAGCCGTCGTCTCCGGCACCGTCTCGCCCGACAACTACGTCATCAGCCGCGAGACCGGCGAGGTCGAGACGGCGACCATCGCGGACAAGAAGACGATGTGCGTCCGCGACGAGGAAACCGGCGAGACCGTCATGCGCGACGTGCCGAACGACCACCGCCACGAGCGCGTCCTCACCGACGACGAGGTGTCCCGCCTGCTCGAACTCGGCGAACTGGTCGAAGACCACTACGAGACGCCGCAGGACGTCGAGTGGGCCGTCTACGACGGCGAGGTCTACATGCTCCAGTCGCGCCCGATTACGACCATCGCGGAGGGCGACGACGGCGAGGAAGACGAGAGCGACAGCGGACGTTCGCGGGCGGCCGCAACGGGCGACGACGTGCTCATCCGCGGCCTCGGTGCGAGTCCCGGCATCGCCTCCGGCCGCGCCCGCATCGTCACCAAGCTCGACCACCTCGACCAGGTGGCCGAGGGCGACATCATCGTCACCGAGATGACCATGCCGGACATGGTGCCCGCGATGAAGCGCGCCGCCGGCATCGTCACCGACGAGGGGGGCATGACCTCCCACGCGGCCATCGTCTCCCGCGAACTCGGCGTGCCCGCGGTCGTCGGCACCGGCGACGGGACGAAGACCCTCGAAGACGGCGAGGTCGTCACCATCGACGGCGACAAGGGAACTGTCCGCGAGGGCGAAGAGCCCGAGGAGAAACAGCGCCAGCCCGTCGAGGAGGCCCGCCCCAAGACGCCCGTCAAGCCGATGACCGCGACCGAGGTCAAGGTCAACGTCTCCATCCCCGAGGCGGCCGAGCGCGCGGCCGCAACGGGCGCTGACGGCGTCGGCCTGCTCCGCATCGAGCACATGGTTCTGACGCTCGGCAAGACCCCCGAGCGGTTCATCGAGCAGAACGGCGAGCGCGCCTACGTGGACGAAATCGTCTCGGGCGTCCGCGAGGCCGCAGAGGAGTTCTACCCGCGGCCGGTCCGCGTCCGCACTCTCGACGCGCCGACAGACGAGTTCCGACAGCTCGAAGGCGGCGAGAACGAGCCGCGCGAACACAACCCGATGCTCGGCTACCGCGGCATCCGCCGCGGCCTCGACAACCCGAGCGTCTTCCGCCTCGAACTGCAGGCGTTCCGCCGCCTGTTCGACATGGGCTACGACAACCTCGAAGTCATGTTCCCGCTCGTCAACGACGCGGAGGACGTGCTGCGAGCGAAAGAGCACATGCGCGAGGCCGGCATCGACCCCGAAAAGCGCGAGTGGGGCGTCATGATAGAGACGCCGGCCGCGGCGCTCTGCATCGAAGAGCTCGCCGACGCCGGCATCGACTTCGCCTCGTTCGGTACGAACGACCTGACGCAGTACACCCTCGCGGTGGACCGCAACAACGAGCACGTCGCCGACATCTACGACGAACTGCACCCGGCGGTGCTCAAACTCATCGGCGACACCATCGAGACGTGCCGCGAGGTCGGCGTGAAGACGAGCATCTGCGGGCAGGCCGGGTCGAAGCCCAAGATGGTTCAGTTCCTCGTCGACAAGGGCGTCAGCTCCATCTCGGCCAACATCGACGCCGTCCGCGACGTGCAACACGAGGTCAAGCGCGTCGAACAGCGGCTCCTCCTCGACTCGGTCCGCTGA
- the mfnA gene encoding tyrosine decarboxylase MfnA, which translates to MQRAAPQEFDRVLSSMCTRPHPAARKAAERFFATNPGDPATYQAVAALEEDALSYLGEITGLSAPHGYVTSGGTEANIQAIRAARNHARDDDPNVVAPESIHFSFQKAADVLDVELRIVPVDDDYRANVAAVREAVDDHTVLVAGVAGTTEFGRVDPISELTAVAHDAGALMHVDAAWGGFILPFTDHEWSFAHAPIDSMTIDPHKYGQAVVPAGGLLFREKSVVDSLAVDTPYLESASQASLTGTRSGAGVASAAAAMRELWPDGYRDAYERQQANAEWFYDELRSRGYDAVEPDLPLVAASVPDGQFESLRDLGWRISRTASGELRIVCMPHVSRESLRAFLSDLDDLRSTPTRN; encoded by the coding sequence ATGCAGCGCGCGGCACCGCAGGAGTTCGACCGCGTCCTCTCTTCGATGTGCACCCGACCGCACCCGGCCGCCCGGAAGGCCGCAGAGCGGTTCTTTGCCACCAATCCCGGCGACCCGGCGACCTATCAGGCCGTCGCCGCCCTCGAAGAAGACGCACTCTCGTACCTCGGCGAGATTACCGGCCTCTCGGCCCCCCACGGCTACGTGACAAGCGGCGGGACCGAGGCCAACATCCAGGCCATCCGGGCCGCGCGAAACCACGCCCGCGACGACGACCCGAACGTCGTCGCCCCCGAGAGCATCCACTTCAGCTTCCAGAAGGCCGCCGACGTGCTCGACGTGGAACTCCGAATCGTGCCCGTGGACGACGACTACCGCGCGAACGTCGCGGCCGTCCGCGAGGCCGTCGACGACCACACCGTCCTCGTGGCCGGCGTCGCCGGCACGACCGAGTTCGGCCGCGTCGACCCGATTTCCGAGTTGACGGCGGTCGCCCACGACGCCGGCGCGCTGATGCACGTCGACGCCGCGTGGGGCGGCTTCATCCTCCCCTTCACCGACCACGAGTGGTCGTTCGCCCACGCGCCAATCGACTCGATGACCATCGACCCCCACAAGTACGGGCAGGCGGTCGTCCCCGCCGGCGGTCTGTTGTTCCGCGAGAAGTCGGTCGTGGACTCGCTGGCGGTCGATACGCCGTACCTCGAATCCGCGTCGCAGGCGAGTCTCACCGGGACCCGAAGCGGCGCGGGCGTCGCCTCCGCGGCCGCCGCGATGCGCGAACTCTGGCCCGACGGCTACCGCGACGCCTACGAGCGCCAGCAGGCGAACGCCGAGTGGTTCTACGACGAACTCCGCTCTCGGGGCTACGACGCGGTCGAACCGGACCTCCCGCTGGTCGCCGCGAGCGTCCCCGACGGGCAGTTCGAGTCGCTCCGGGACCTCGGCTGGCGCATCTCGCGGACCGCGAGCGGCGAACTCCGCATCGTCTGCATGCCGCACGTCTCCCGCGAGTCGCTCCGGGCGTTCCTCTCGGACCTCGACGACCTCCGGTCGACCCCGACGCGCAACTGA